The segment TGGACCTCGGCGTCCCACAACGTTGAGTTTACCCCTCACGGAGGAATTTATAAGTGAACAAGTAACGCTGAATAGTAATCAGACTTGTGTTGAAGCAATCAAGATCACTTGAATCTCCGATTACTAATAAAGAATTGGTTTGATGCGTTATAAATCCATGCTGTATTTGACGAATCCATATCGTGATCGTTTTCAGAGTGCGACGAATCTCCACTGTACATTCCATCGGTATCATAAGTCTTTGTTCGACTCCTATGCAACCAACATGCCTCGATACTCTAGCTCCGTTGATGGCGCGGAATTGTTTTATCGCGACTACGCACCAGAAGGCAGACCTCCCGTGCTTGCAACAGGACTGCCTCAGGCAGCCAGGAGCCTAACTCTGGTCCTTCTTCACCAATGGCCTCTCTCATCTCGCATGTACGACCCGATCCTGCTGCCACTTTGCGAGACCCACGGATACCGTGTTATTGCCCCTGATAGGCGAGGTTTTGGTAAGAGCGAGTGGGCTGGACATGATTCCACGGCTACCATTGGCTACAAAGAGCTGGGGCAAGACTTGTCGGGTCTGTTGGAGAGAATCCAGCCAGGGCCTTTTGTCCTTGTCGCTACCAGCATGAGCACGGGTGAGGCGCTTTTGGCGTATCTTAACAGCTCCTATATACAGGAAAACTGTCAGGTGAGTTATATGGCAGGCCAGCTTAATAAAGCCAACGTCTCATCAATGTGTTAGGGCATGATATGGGCAAGCACGTGCCTGCCGTACCCTACAAAGTCACCCCAAAATCCCAAGGCTCCGCCACAGAGCGTATGGGATTCAACTCTCATGGCCATAAGACAAGATAGGCCTAACTTTATCGCCAACGGCTTCAGGGGGCCTTTTGGAGTTGGAACATCAGGTTCGGTCACCGAGAAGCAGATTGCGTTTTTCGAGAATATCTTCTTCGAGAATGATCCTATCGCCCTTGAACGCTGCCTACGAATCTATACTTGCGAGGACCTGTCTGAGCAGATCAAGAGGTTCGGGCAAATCTTTCAGAAACCTTTTCTCCTTATTCACGGGGGAGGCGACGGTGGAGTGCCCGCCGAAGTGAGCGCAGAACTTGTTCAGAAGTCAGTGCCTGGAGCGAAGCTGACTATATATGAAGAAGGAGGACATGGTAAGTTAGCAGTTTTCAACGCCTAATTGAACATGACTAACCAGTATCGCATAGTGCTGGTCCTTAATTATGCGGACCGTCTTTTAGACGACATTGTAAACTTTGTAGAGAAAGTCGCGGGACGGAATTAATGATTGATAGACAGGTTGTTAGTTATTGGCATGGGCCTGAGTCTGCGGCAATTAAAACGAACTAAATATAAGGAGTATGCAGAAATTTGCCCGTGTCCTGGAGTTAATTTCATATTTAACTTCCCCCTCTGGGTCTCAATGGCCACTAATATATATGTCGACGATATTCCGCAAATGATTTCAGGCGGATGAGCGGTGAAATAAACCATCAACGCACATCGGGTAGGTCTGCTTTACGCCAAGCTTCTATCTTGCTTAACGCAAGGATTTCATGCCAATATCCCGCGACAAATGCATCGGCGGATTGAATCCAAAGATTTCGTGAATGGAATCAGCCTCTACTACCCACGGAGACCCCGGATTGAGACGCTGACGGTAGATACCCATCATATGGACAGAAAGAATAGTCAAGTGATCTCAAAACTCCTTTGCAGACAGTACTGTAATCGATGATCGAGAGAAAAGACTAGAGCATAGTTAAGGTGGGTGAATAAATGTAATGAGTAACAATGTGGGGCATAATGTGAGCCAACATGATACCGGTAGACACTCATACTGTGTTCGAGAGTACAGTAACCAGCTCTGCTCTGGTCATTAAAACACACCCGGGAGCCGATGCCAATCTTGAAGCTAACCCACCTTAGCCACAATAAGTCAGCCCCACGAGTCAGTGCAAGACACGTAATGGTCAACCCGCTTCCGCATGTTCGAGGAGCTCCCACCAACTAAACGGAATAGGTGGTGGAATAGTGTACCCCTGGTGGCATTCATTATATTTAGCTCTGACGCTCGAGGCAAGGACTTGCAACAAACAAAACATGGGCGTATAAACGGCACAAATATAGAAGTACTCtgcttagtttattttaattggCTATGACCTCTCTTAGTACCGCGTTGCAACCTTATGAACCTCCGGAGATAAAACTAGTCTTCATTGGCGCGCACGACATTCTTCGTCTTAAAGACTACAGCTTCCTTAGGGAGATAGGGCAGAAGAAGGGCCGTGTCCCAGTAGAGCCAGACCTCTTTGAAATGCATCCCCTCGGCAGTCTCATCGCTTCCACTCTCCCCAATAATAGCAATCATCGTGACGGGGATGCTAACAGTCGGCTTGTCTCCTTTGTTTCCGCGGAGCCAAAGGTTTCGAATGTTCTGAGTGTAGATCTGGCTGGTCCCATCATCGCGTTCAACCTCCAGGAACTGGATCCAATCGTGATGAATACGTTCAAACACGTCaaaaagcttcttcatccatgCCCACATTTCATCTCCTCCGTAGTAGACGGCGCCGTTCTGGTTGTGGAAGACAACATCCTTGGAATAGAACTTGAGCCCAGAGCCGCTATCGTAGCCCCTGGAGTCAACGGCATTAACGTATTGCTTGAAGAACTTTTGGGTCGGTGACTGTGGGCCATCCTTTTCCCACTGCGCACCGGTGACTTGGCTAACAACTCGAGGCATTGTGCAGGTCGAGGCGTATGCGTACGGATTAGGTTGGGATGGTAAAGAATTTGAAGAACTGAGGGAAGATTATAAACTTGAGCTCCTTTAATAGTCGTATGCTAGAGACATGTACTTTACCGTTGTTCTTGTATGGCTAAACCCATAGGTATTTATACATAGCGATCTCATGGAGACTTTCGGTAATGCCGAGGCTGATCATAATCCGCTCCACCTGTATATACGCTAGGTAAATACATGTACCGTACATACGTATTGTCACGTTCGGGAGAATTGGTAAGGCTTCTCCGGATTATTAAACTTGGTCTGCTCTGGTCATTTCAATTACTCGTCAAGTATTCTTCGCGTTTCACGTTTTCGCGAGCTTGGAACCCAAATCAAGGCTGAAACATAGAGTAGTCCATCCGCCGTGAGTTTACAAAGCCAAAGTTTACACCTTGCTTGACGCTTGGCTTCAACCTTGATCAACACAGGAGAAGTTCACTCTCTCATGAGAAAAAAAGGACCAGTTCGAAAAAAAGTCTTTTACTGCACTGAACAGAGCGCCATTTGGTTCTACTAGATGAGGCTTTGCACGTGTTTCGACGTAATTGTAGCCGACCATGAAGTGTCATATTGAGTTGGTGAAGAAGCTTATTGACATAGGAAGATCCCGGTGCAGGAATGAATGAGAGTGTTTGGGTGGAAAATAATTTGATATCGAGGAGTAATCCAATAACTGTCTTTAACTTTGCTCAGTTTCCGCGAAGCAATGGATCTCTTTCACCGCAACAGAGCATAGCATCATAATCAAGAACGGAATATAAAACGAAGACAGCCATAAACCAAAGCTCTGACACAATGATTGTCTTAGCGAGCATAAGCACTAGGCGAATAATGACTTAAATGTTACTAAACCAGGCATGGGGTCCATGCTCGACCTAGTCTCCACCTCAAGCAAAGGGAGCCCCTTCGCCGGGCTCGTTGATCCCGAGGCCAACCTTGCCTATTGTAGTTTTAGACTCGACCTGTCTATGAGCTTCCTTCAGCCCAGCAAGCGTCAATTTGTACCGCTTGCCCAGGGTAGGAACCAGCTTCTTTTCATCCATCAGACGCGCTATGGTACCAAACATTTCATGATAGCCTTCGACATTCGTACGATGATAGGCAGCTGAACCTAGCCAATCCCATGCGAAGgtcattgactttgacatgaAGTCGGTCCCGTAGAGACTGACATCAGCCTGGACAATGGTGCAAGCTTTGCCGAAAGGCGCGCAGATCTTGGCAATAGCGTCGACATACTGCTCGGTGTTCGCCAAGACGTAGGCATACCTATTCAGCCAAGTAAGCAGTGGTCGCAATTAATAACACAGTGGAGAAGGACATACTTGATCGGAACGCTCAAATTGAGATCTTTGATCTGTTCCACAAGATCTTTTCGGTGGTTGATAACATGTGTGGCGCCGTTCTTCTTGCAAAAGTCCATTGTTTCCGGCCGAGACGCAGTAGCAACAACTATGGGTAGATTCAAGACATTGCGCGCCAGCTGGATAGCAGCACTTCCAACTCCTCCAGCACCATTGATCTACATCGGTGCGTAAGATGTCAGTCAGGGTGAAAGATGACACACGGGGTGATTGGGAAGAAGTCCAACTCACGATCAGAATGCCCACGTTCTCGCTGGGCTTGATCTCCAGCCGGTGGTGCAAAGACTGGTAGGCCGTTCCAAAGGTCAAGCCAAAGCTTGCAGCCTGCACAAAGTCCAGAGACTTGGGCTTGGAAGCACAATGAAATTCGCTGACTAGCTGGTACTCCGCATAGCTGCCTTGACGCGTTGAAGCACCAACATACGAGATCTCGTCACCgggcttgaagaacttgcACTCAGGGCCAACCTCTAAGACAGTTCCAGCACCGTCATATCCGATGATATGGAAGCCCTTTGGGGCATGCTTGTAGTAGTCTTTCTCTCAGTTAGTATGCAACCTAAGGCAGAGGGTATGAAGTTCAGGATTGACTCTACCTGGAGCATCGTCATAGATTCCAGACCGGATTTTGACATCGATTGGATTGACAGAACACGCCTGGACTCTGACGGTCTGGTTAGACCCAGATGGTGAGACTTTTACCAGGGACAACTCACTTGACCAGAACATCACGGCCAGTCGGTTTACCTGGTCGCGGAACGTCACGTGATTCGAAGTTATCAACAGGGCCGTATTCGGCCACGCCAACTGCTTTCATGGTAGCCATTGCGAACTGAGGTGCAGAATGCTGGTCTTTGATGTTATAAAGATTGAATGATCTCGAGATGCGTAGAAAATGGATTGCTCTGTAGGTATGAGGTGGTGCTTTTGATTTTATTAGGATATTGGCAACACCTGGGCTTCCAGCTATGTTAGTTGCACCGATGGCATGGGGTTTGAATCCGAGGTATTTCCGCCCTTTCCGTCTCATCCAGAGTAAAGAGGAGTAATGACTCGCCTTTTGATTATTAAACCTGTTTACCATCTGTTGCCTCATGTGGGACTTCGGCGTAGGCGAGCCAACCTAGCAAGCTAGATAATTGATCGGCTACAACAGTCTTCAAGTTGAGCTTGGTTTAAGGCCAATCTTAAAGTACCTTTAGGGTGCATGTTCTAACTGGCTCGACCATCTGAGCGACACGATGGTCGCTAGTCAGTGTCTCTCCTAGAGACCCACAGTTCCTGCCCTGTGGGGAATAAGTGGACCAGCCGATGAGATCCACCTTCAAGCCGCGGCATCTCCACTTTCTCCAGTTCCGGCCCCGCTACTGTGAGTGATATTTTTAAGTTCTTACTCGTGGGTTTGACTATAAAGGAACCCCACTCATAGAGTGGGCGGCAAAATTCTGGGACAAGGGCAAAATTCTGGGACAGCCGAATACCCCGCTCAGTCCGAATTTGCTTGAtttcaccaccaaaaacCCAACTTTTGAAAGACATTTCTAAGTATCATTCGGTCATATCTTGTATCTCAATTTGACTTTTCATCTAGACCGTCACTATGACTGATCTTTATCAACCCAACCCTGCCGTTGCGGCTGCACGTGCGATTTTGCTCTCACAACGCCGCCACCGCAACACTAAGGAAGGGAAACCTCTCACCGTGAGAGAAGCTGCGGATAGATTCAGCGCCTCCAAGAGCGCTGTTGGTCGTCATCTGAAGTCAATGAAGCTGTACGGAAAACCTGACTTCAGTGATAACAGCCGCGGCCGGCCGAGGAATctcgatgaggctgaggagcgTGCCGTGATCGCGTATATCGTTTGGCTCGAGAGAGCAGGTTTTCCCTGTAATCAGCTACTTATTGAAGAGGCAGCAAATGATTTGAGGGCATCACGAACGCCTCCAGCAGGGCCTGTCGGCGATGGCTGGTACAGGCGGTTTCTTCGCAATAATCCGcagctgcagaagaagaagttagTTCGAGCTTTCGACCGAGAAAGGGCAGGATTTGAAGCTGGAGatattgaagatcttcagcAATTCTATACTGACCTTGGTGTAGCTGTTAGAAATCGAGATATCGAGGCCTCACAGATGTTCAACGCCGATGAATGCGGCATACGGATTGGTGCCCTTCGCGAGAGGCTTGAGGTAATTATCgtgaagaagatgctcaACGCCAAACACGATGTTGTTTCTTTCACCAACAGAGAATCAACCACGATGCTTGGATGCGCAAATGCAGCTGGATGTGAGTATTCTCTGGACTTCTGCCCTTATTCTGACATATCTTTAGTCATGATACCTCCATTAATGGTGTTTAAGACTTGGCCAACGGAATCTTGGGATGTTAACGCTCTGGATGAAAGTATTCGATTCGCTCGCTCTGAGAGCGGCTTTTCCAACGCAGAGATCTCGATGGATTGGATCCGTCATTTTAATCGCAATTCCTTCGAATGCACAGCAAAGGCACAGTCTAGAGGCATCACTTTTACTGACTGGTTTGGCTGTGATGAGTATATGAGAGATATCGATATGCCTGACTTCATTTGGCATCAGCCGTATTTTGAGCGGCCTGAAAAGGAGCGGATTTGGCGATTCCTCGTTATCGACGGCTTTACCGGCAAGACCTCCTTGGAGCTCATGGATTATTGTGTTCGCTTCGATATCGAGATCTTCATTCTTCCTCCCCATTCAACACATCATACACAACCTCTAGATGTTGGAGTATTTCAGCTGCTGAAAAATTCTCACCAAAAACGTCTGCGGCATCACATCCGCCAAGGTTATCTCAATTTCAAGCGCTCCGACTTCGTCAGCAAGCTAAGCGagataattaaagaaggCTTCTCAGTTCACAACATCATGAACGGCTTCGAGAAGAGCGGAATTTTCCCTGTAAATGGGTCGGCAGTCATTCACAAAGtcagggagaagaagaagtctctTCTCGCTGTTACAAATCCTGCTCTACCGtcacttcttccaaaagAAGCGCGCTTTAAAGATGCTCGCGAAGTTACTCGTCATCTCAAACGCAACTatcgcgatggcttcagttCACCTACTCGTCATTCCTTCGGCGTTTTGGAAGATGTCGTATGTGAGGCTGTAGTTCTGAACAGCTTCGCAGAAGAGCACATAAAGACCCGACTTGATCGTATTGCCTCTGTAAACAACAAGAGGaataagaggaagaaggtAATGCCATCAGGATTATATATTAACAGCGTTACAGTTAAGCAGGTGCGAGAAAGTCTCAACGCTTCAACGAAGAACGAGCAACAAGAGGAGCTTCGCCGCCAATGCCGCAGCTTAAAGCAAttacaaaaagaagaagataaccGCCTACGAGAGGAATATGAGAAGAGTTACAAGTATGATATAAACAACAACGGGAAACCTGTTCATATCAGCTTTTCACgttggaagaagtggaagcAATTAGATATAGTTGACGAGATTCTCGTTATTCCTCCTCCATCGCGAGAAGCTTCACCAACTCCCcaagaaggcttcttttaTGATACAAGCGGTTCAGCACAGCAGAAACGCTTCCACGAGCGACTTCGTGATGCCAGCGCTGCTGGCTTTTATCGAAGTCCTCTTCAGGATATGCCTGCCCTTCCTTCGagcgatggtgttgagattATGGTCGGCAACTCACAGAGAGATCCTGTTCGTGATAGCCTCACTTTTGGGGATTCTGATGACTCAGAaatcgatgaagaaggcccTGATTTTGTTGATCTGTCACAGGATATCGAGGAGCCCGAGTTGCCGCCTCTTCCTGATCCTTTACCCAGCTTCGAGACCAATTTTTCTTCCACTTATCACAGAATCATGAATACATTACACCCCCAAAGGCACACATAATAATAGATCGACATCCCTTGTGCTGTTGGCGGCCAGATCAGAGGCAGAGCTGAAGGCATCGTGGGGCGAGGAAACGGGGCTGGACTGGCCCGCAGTCAAGGTTCACAATTTCGGCCGCAACACCACCGCAAATATGCCTCGCATGATAAAATAATTTTGGCGACAGCTTCAATACTTTTCAATTGAGTCACAGCAGAAATTTCGAATAGATTGCGATAAAATTAGAAGTGTAAGCCAGAGATAACCTGATTTCCCCACCTATTTCTAACCCATCAGCTGTCCCAGAATTTTGCCCTTGTCCCAGAATTTTGCCGCCCACTCTATGAGTGGGGTTCCTTTATAGTCAAACCCACGAGTAGTCGTCTAAGTCGCCTATGCAGTGACATCAGCGAGGTCAAGTAAAGCGCCCGCAACGCAGCGATAAGTCATCGTACTGCCTCTCAAGGTTATTGAATGGACGAGGTGGATTTGTCATTATACCACCCCACCCCCATGATATAACTGGAGTCTGCAACACTCGCCCCGCAAATGCCGAGTTCATCCTCTCTGAACAACCGAGGTGGAGGTTAGCGTTGTCCAGTATTCCGCACAGGCTTGGGAAGATCCGCAAATCAAAGTGCTAGCCGGTGGCAAGGGTCGACGGGAAGCTAGTACGCGGTCTTTTTGGTCAAAGAGCATCATGTGCGATAGCTAACATGATCCCATCCGAACAGCATAGTGTAGCGGCCGTCGGGAAAGCTGACACATAAGGCCGGCGCGGGTTGTTAATAAATACAATGAGACCTTTATGGATTATTAATCCGTCATACTTGGCAGATCCAGCGTTCGGACTTCTGAGAAAGGTTTAGACTGCATCGTACCTAAAGACGCAGTTTGGAACTTTTTGCCTTTTGGTGAATGCCGCGCACCCCGCCATTCCATACTTTCAGTGACTATATGAGAGTGGGTGCAGTCTACGGTCAAGGAAGGATAGTGTATCTGTCGTTTGTACTTAACGAACTGGCTTATTTTCTCCTTCATTCACGGCCTCGACACACGTACCACAAGCGATTACAAACATGGGACTCCCACGACAAGACGTCGAATTTCGAGCTTGCGATGGTATCATACTACGTGGCTGGCTATACCCCCAACAGGAGACCTCGCCATGTATTATCATGACCCACGGTGTTAGTATTATACAGCCTCCGCTCCAGATCGCATTTTAGGTTATAGGATCGCTAATATACGATGTTCATCTAGCTTGGTGGCACCCGCCACTTCCTGCTGCCGAATTTTGCGTCGGCTTTTCACGACGCAGGATACGTGGTACTATTATATGACAACCGTAATTGGGGAGACAGTGATGGCTTGCCTCGACAGGGGTCCAACCCACCGTTACAGCAAGCAGACTACTGTGATGCATTCAACTACGCAGCCACTATTCCTTGTGTTGATAAGGATAAGATAGTGTACTGGGGTAGCAGCTTCTCTGGTGGGAACGTCATCTACGCTGCAGCGATCGATAAGCGGATCAAAGCTGCTATTATTCAGTGCCCAGCCGTTTCAGGCGAGACTAGATCACTTGCGTTCAAAGATCGCATTCCGACTTTGCTGGAGGACAGGCGTCAGATCACCTCCGGATCCGAGCCACCGACTGTACCGCTGGTTGCTGCTGATCGAGAGTCTGCTGATCCAGCCAAAACAAACGCCATGTTTCCCACAAAGGATGCCTACGATATAATGAGTCTCCAAAAGACTTGTGGCAGCCGCTGGGAGAACTACATCACTTCGCAAACCCAACTACACATGCTCAGCTTTGAGGGTCAGTCTATGATTCACAGAGTCTCTCCAACACCACTTTTATTTGTTGTTCCCAGCAACGACGTCTTAGTAAAAACCGCATCCCAAATGGATGCCTTTGACAAGGCTCGGGAACCAAAAGAGCTGCTCTACCTGGATGGATGTGGACATTTTGATCTCTACGTTGGGGATTATTTTAAGCAGAACATCAAAGCGCAGATCGAATTTCTCGGCCGTCATGTCAAATCACAAAGCAGTTAGCTTTTCTTCCAACAGAAAATCATTATTGTTAGCATGCGGATACAGTATCTCCGGGACATGGTTGTGAGATATGTCATCACAAATACCCTACCTAGGTATGCTTATTTTTCTGACATATAGGTAAGGCCAGCCCATGTGGAAGAATTCTTTTCGGACAGCTACAATCGAACAATATTTCTCAACGGATAAGTTAAAGCGATTAATGCGTTATTATATTTGTTACGAGCCCTGATTTTGCCGGGTGTCTCATTGGATGTGTGTATGTTCTGAGTTGAGTTGCTTCCCCGCTCCAAGTCCCCTGTACATCTTTATACTGCGGCCAAGCTGGAGTATCACTGTTATAACGATCACGCCCCATTACCTAAAATATTACATCGTGACATGTTTTGGAAATGCGTCTCTTGTTGAACTTCTCGTACCCCGCCCGTACTTGTGTGGTCACGGGAGGGCTGTGGGACGGGGTACAACGAAAAAGGGCTATGCCAGTCAAAGGGATAATATGTTCCTCCAGATCAGATAGTTTCCGTGATTTCGGGATGTAATCGCAACGAGCTTGCATGCCACTATTCCGGCGATAGAGGGTTGAGTAGTTGACCTCATAGACCTTTGCAGCGCGTAGCAGACCTAATTTAGGATCTTCCTGATAGgcctgaagtgca is part of the Fusarium oxysporum Fo47 chromosome VII, complete sequence genome and harbors:
- a CDS encoding chaperonin 10-like protein, with protein sequence MATMKAVGVAEYGPVDNFESRDVPRPGKPTGRDVLVKVQACSVNPIDVKIRSGIYDDAPDYYKHAPKGFHIIGYDGAGTVLEVGPECKFFKPGDEISYVGASTRQGSYAEYQLVSEFHCASKPKSLDFVQAASFGLTFGTAYQSLHHRLEIKPSENVGILIINGAGGVGSAAIQLARNVLNLPIVVATASRPETMDFCKKNGATHVINHRKDLVEQIKDLNLSVPIKYAYVLANTEQYVDAIAKICAPFGKACTIVQADVSLYGTDFMSKSMTFAWDWLGSAAYHRTNVEGYHEMFGTIARLMDEKKLVPTLGKRYKLTLAGLKEAHRQVESKTTIGKVGLGINEPGEGAPFA
- a CDS encoding Alpha/Beta hydrolase protein; translated protein: MPRYSSSVDGAELFYRDYAPEGRPPVLATGLPQAARSLTLVLLHQWPLSSRMYDPILLPLCETHGYRVIAPDRRGFGKSEWAGHDSTATIGYKELGQDLSGLLERIQPGPFVLVATSMSTGEALLAYLNSSYIQENCQSPQNPKAPPQSVWDSTLMAIRQDRPNFIANGFRGPFGVGTSGSVTEKQIAFFENIFFENDPIALERCLRIYTCEDLSEQIKRFGQIFQKPFLLIHGGGDGGVPAEVSAELVQKSVPGAKLTIYEEGGHVLVLNYADRLLDDIVNFVEKVAGRN
- a CDS encoding alpha/beta superfamily hydrolase — encoded protein: MGLPRQDVEFRACDGIILRGWLYPQQETSPCIIMTHGLGGTRHFLLPNFASAFHDAGYVVLLYDNRNWGDSDGLPRQGSNPPLQQADYCDAFNYAATIPCVDKDKIVYWGSSFSGGNVIYAAAIDKRIKAAIIQCPAVSGETRSLAFKDRIPTLLEDRRQITSGSEPPTVPLVAADRESADPAKTNAMFPTKDAYDIMSLQKTCGSRWENYITSQTQLHMLSFEGQSMIHRVSPTPLLFVVPSNDVLVKTASQMDAFDKAREPKELLYLDGCGHFDLYVGDYFKQNIKAQIEFLGRHVKSQSS